From a single Ascaphus truei isolate aAscTru1 chromosome 2, aAscTru1.hap1, whole genome shotgun sequence genomic region:
- the LOC142488440 gene encoding uncharacterized protein LOC142488440, with translation MDPRLLSFPVDVPESLEIKSEKEEPNTEEHLTPIKSEAVLFPVSEIGLNEEQNLSSDTSISCLTPRSQEVPKNNDSCHILDTYKESVPHDGEFTDLVQHTAETDSKYGSSKRYARDLRRSRGAQPFLCCQCGKSFSLDRDVLTHLCVPTREQTFTCTDGGSSFSLKGELLPHQMIHSIVSPFTCTVCGKQLSTKWTLLNHQRIHTGEKPFTCTECGKQFHIKKTLLMHQMTHTGEKPFTCTECGKQFSIKKYLLSHQMTHTGEKPFTCAECSKSFSQKAELLNHERIHTGEKPFTCSVCGKQFRIKKTLLRHQMTHTGEKPFTCTECGKCFTQKTELLKHERIHTGEKPFTCTECGKQFRVKKTFLMHQMTHTGEKPFTCTECSKSFSRKAKLLNHERIHTGEKPFTCAECSKSFSHKTDLLNHERIHTGEKPFTCTECGKQFCIKKSLLRHHMTHTGVKPFTCAECSKSFSQKAGLLNHERIHTGEKPFTCTECGKQFRIKKSLLRHHMTHTGEKPFTCTQCIKSFSQKTDLLIHERIHTGEKPFTCAECSKSFSQKTDLLKHERIHTGEKPFTCTECGKQFAVKSSLLIHQMTHTGEKPFTCTECGKQFAVKSHLLRHHMTHTGEKPFTCTECGKQFTVESHLLRHQRIHTGEK, from the coding sequence agaTCGGCCTGAATGAGGAACAGAACTTGAGCTCTGATACATCCATAAGCTGTCTGACTCCTCGCAGCCAAGAAGTACCAAAAAACAATGATTCCTGCCACATTTTAGACACATACAAGGAATCAGTGCCACatgatggtgaatttacagaccttgtacagcacacagcggagacggactctaaatatgggtccagcaaaaggtatgcGAGAGATTTAAGACGAAGCCGCGGTGCTCAGCCTTTTCtctgttgtcagtgtggcaaaagcttctcactggacagggacgtgctcacacacctttgtgtccccactagagagcaaacctttacatgtacagatgGTGGGAGCAGTTTCTCACTGAAGGGGGAACTTCTtccacaccagatgattcattcTATAGTGTCTCCTTTtacttgtacagtgtgtgggaaacagttaAGTACTAAGTGGACCCTCCTCAATcatcagaggattcatacaggagagaaaccattcacatgtacagagtgtgggaaacaattccatATTAAGAAAACCCTCCTCAtgcaccagatgactcatacaggagaaaaaccattcacatgtacagagtgtgggaaacaatttagtATTAAGAAATACCTCCTCagtcaccagatgactcatacaggggagaaaccattcacatgtgcagagtgtagtaaaagcttttctcagaaggcggagctcctcaaccatgagcggattcatacaggggagaaaccattcacatgttcagtgtgtgggaaacaatttcGTATTAAGAAaaccctcctcagacaccagatgactcatacaggggagaaaccattcacatgtacagagtgtggtaaATGCTTTACTCAGAAGACTGAGCTCCTCaaacatgagcggattcatacaggggagaaaccattcacatgtacggagtgtgggaaacaattccgtGTTAAGAAAACCTTCCTCAtgcaccagatgactcatacaggggagaaaccattcacatgtacagagtgtagtaaaagcttttctcggaaggcgaagctcctcaaccatgagcggattcatacaggggagaaaccattcacatgtgcagagtgtagtaaaagcttttctcacaAGACTGAtctcctcaaccatgagcggattcataccggggagaaaccattcacatgtacagagtgtgggaaacaattctgtattaagaaaagcctcctcagacaccatatgactcatacaggagtgaaaccattcacatgtgcagagtgtagtaaaagcttttctcagaagGCGGGgctcctcaaccatgagcggattcatacaggggagaaaccattcacatgtacagagtgtgggaaacaattccgtattaagaaaagcctcctcagacaccatatgactcatacaggagagaaaccattcacatgtacacagTGTATTAAAAGCTTTTCTCAGAAAACAGATCTCCtcatccatgagcggattcatacaggggagaaaccattcacatgtgcagagtgtagtaaaagcttttctcagaagACAGATCTCCTCAAACacgagcggattcatacaggagagaaaccattcacatgtacagagtgtgggaaacaattcgcagttaagagcagtctcctcatacaccagatgactcatacaggggagaaaccattcacatgtacagagtgtgggaaacaattcgcagttaagagccacctcctcagacaccatatgactcatacaggggagaaaccattcacatgtacagagtgtgggaaacaattcacagttgagagccacctcctcagacaccagaggatACATACAGGAGAGAAATGA